One window from the genome of Garra rufa chromosome 1, GarRuf1.0, whole genome shotgun sequence encodes:
- the LOC141343103 gene encoding transmembrane protein 121-like — translation MVPPPPTNKPHVCLSTIVIMSSMALMDAYLVEQNHGPRKIGICIMVTVGDLCFLIVLRYVAVWVGAEVRTAKRGYAMILWFLYIFVLEIKVYFVYQNYKADRKSLDALARKALTLLLSVSVPMLFVILVAVDHMEYVKAFKKKEEIRNRLFWVVVDLLDVLDIQANLWEPQKKGLPLWAEGLMFFYCYILLLVLPCVSLSEISMQGINISPHKMMLYPILSLVTINIVTLFIRGGNMLLYKDNRVSAILMAKNILAVVLKTCSFVQYRRQLQSAPPGFGVELQKNLVPSCRSIQTPPQVALQEQTPLPEVTTCEHT, via the coding sequence ATGGTGCCACCCCCTCCCACCAACAAGCCGCACGTGTGCTTGTCCACCATCGTCATCATGAGCAGCATGGCGCTGATGGACGCGTACCTCGTCGAGCAGAATCACGGCCCGCGAAAGATCGGCATCTGCATCATGGTGACCGTCGGCGACCTCTGCTTCCTCATCGTGCTGCGATACGTGGCGGTGTGGGTGGGAGCCGAGGTGAGGACGGCAAAACGAGGCTACGCCATGATACTTTGGTTCCTTTACATCTTCGTCTTGGAGATTAAGGTGTATTTCGTTTACCAGAACTACAAGGCTGACCGTAAAAGCCTGGACGCCTTGGCTCGGAAAGCTCTGACGCTCCTGCTGTCCGTCAGCGTTCCCATGCTGTTCGTGATTCTGGTCGCCGTCGACCACATGGAGTACGTGAAGGCGTTCAAGAAGAAGGAGGAGATCAGAAACCGTTTGTTCTGGGTGGTGGTGGATCTGTTGGATGTTCTGGACATCCAGGCCAACCTGTGGGAGCCGCAAAAGAAAGGGCTTCCTCTCTGGGCCGAGGGACTGATGTTTTTCTACTGTTATATTCTTCTTTTAGTGCTGCCCTGTGTGTCTCTGAGTGAGATCAGCATGCAAGGCATCAACATCAGTCCTCACAAGATGATGCTCTACCCCATTCTGAGTCTGGTGACGATTAACATTGTCACTCTCTTCATCCGTGGAGGGAATATGCTCCTCTATAAGGACAACAGAGTGTCTGCGATACTCATGGCCAAGAACATCCTAGCCGTCGTTTTGAAGACGTGCAGCTTTGTGCAGTACAGGAGACAGTTGCAGAGCGCCCCGCCTGGGTTTGGAGTGGAATTACAGAAGAACTTGGTGCCGTCCTGTCGATCCATACAGACGCCTCCACAGGTAGCGCTGCAGGAGCAAACGCCGCTGCCGGAGGTCACCACGTGTGAACACACGTGA